CCGGAAGCGAAAATTAAAGGACATGCTTAATGGATAGAAATGAAGCCAAAAGGGTGATAGAAGCCCTGCTGTTCGCCACCGACACGCCGATAGCTCCGTCAAAATTGAAGTCCCTGCTGGGGGAGATAGACCAAAAAATACTTCGGCAGCTGATAGCCGAGCTTAAGGTTGAATACGAGCGCGACGGCCATAGCTTTTCCCTGGTGGAGGTGGCCGGCGGATACCAGATATACACCCGCCCGGAATACGCCAAATGGGTTCAGGAACTTTTCCGGGGCAAACGGGCCTCCCGGCTGACGGCGGCGGCCCTGGAGACCCTGGCCATCATAGCCTATAAACAGCCCATCATCAGGGGCGACATAGAGGCCATTCGCGGGGTCAATGTCGACGGGGTGATGTCCACCCTGGCCGAACGCAATTTAGTGACGGTGGTGGGTCGTGACGAGCGCCCCGGGAAGCCGATACTGTACGGCACCACCCCGGAGTTCCTGCGTTATTTCGGCCTGGCCACCCTCTCGGACCTGCCAAAATAGAGGAATTGGAGGAATATCTGAAAGAGAAAGAAGAGGAGCGGGAAAAGATAGACCAGGAGATAGATGCCGAGCTTAGGAAGGATCAGATCCCGAACCACGGGGTGCAGGAGGAAGTGGCCTTCGATAAGATGGAGGGGGGACAGGAGCCTTTGCCGGATGAAACCATCCAGCAGGGCAGCGACTCCGGGGATACGGAACCAGCCGAATAGCCTATTAAAAAGAGGCCGAGCTTTCTAGTTATGCTCGTTTGTCGTGAATAACCAGCTTCTTTAGTTTGGACGGGGTGCCTTCTTCCACGGCGCATTCCAAATTATGAATGCGGAATTTCTCCCCGGGCAGGGGAATCCGCTGCAGTTTTTCCAGGATATACCCCGATAGCGTATGGGCCTGGCTTTCCAGGTTTAATTTGAACATCTCCTGGAATTTATCCAAGGGGATACAGGCATCTATCAGGTAGTTGCCGTTCTCCATCAGCCGATAGTACCTGAGCTCCACGTTATACTCGTCATAAAGCTCCCCGACAATCTGTTCCACTAGGTCCTCGGTGGTGATCATTCCTGACGGGATGCCGTATTCATCTATGGTAATGGCAATGGAGATATTGCGTTTTTGGAATTCCGACAGGGCCTGGGCCACTTTCATAGTCTGGGGAAAAAAATTGGGCAGACGAATGAATTCCACGGCCCTTATGTTTTTGGCCGAACGATGCCAGAAACGCAGCAGTTCTTTTACGTGGATAATTCCGATGATATTATCCTGATCGGTGTCATACACCGGAAGGCGAGAGAAACCCCATTTTAAAAAAGCGTCCACGATCTGCCCCATGGTGGCCGAAGCTTCCAGGCATACCAACTGAGATTTGGGGATCATGATCGAGGATATTGGGGTATCGGCCAGGTTCAATATCCTCCGCATCATGGATCCCTCCTCCTTGGAGAGGACCTGGTGCTGCATGGCGCGGGTCAGCAGGGCCTGCAGTTGATGATGGGACAGCTCCGGCTGGCGCTTAAAATAATTATTTAAGAACTTCAGGATATCAGGCATCTTGGTCCAGCGAGGCCAGTATTTTCAGCCCCTGGGGCGAGACCATTCCCCCCGAAACTATCAGTTTTATGGCTTCCTCCACGGTGATGCTTATCCGGAACAGCCGCTTCAGGGGAACTATCATTACCCGGCCTCCGGTGGGGTTGGGGGTGTTGGGCAGGTATACCGAGTAACCTTTTTGGTCCTCCTCCATATCCCACAGAACCTCCGAGGTAAGAAAACCCAGAGCATAGGTGCCGGGGCGGGGGTATTCCACCGCCACCACTTCGCGGAAGGCATATTTGTTGGTAAAGAAATTATCGGTGAACTGCCGGGTGGTGCCGTAAATAATTCTGACCAGGGGGATTTTGGTCAAAACATTCTCCCAAAATTTTAACAGACGCCTTCCCAGCAGATGCGAGGCCAGCAGGCCGACCAGGTAGATTAATCCGACCAGCAAAATAAAGCCGATGCCCCAGCGGGCGATCTGAGGAAGGGTCTGGAGATAGGGGATATAGATCAGCAGCTCGCCGAACAGCCGCCCGCTCCATTTGAACAGCAGCCAGCAGAGATAGGCGGTCAGCCCCACCGGCAGCATGGCCACCAGGCCGGTAAGGAAGTTATTTTTGAAACGGCCTTTGGCCGTTTTGGGCGGCGATAGAATATCCATCTCTCAAAAATATCATAAAAAAACAATAAGGTCAAGAAATATTATGCGTCTTTATCTGCGCTTGTTAAGTTATCTGGCGCCATACAAAAAACAGTTCATCCTGTCAATAATCTGCATGATGTTCCTGGCCCTGTTTTCGGGGGCTTCGCTGGGGGTGATCGCCCCGTTCATGAAGGTGCTGTTCAGCCAGCCGGAGCAGATCTCCCAGCAGGCGGTAAAGATAAGCCTGTCCTCAGGCTTTAGCGGTTCATTGGAGCAGATTAAGAACTGGTTCCTGTGGTGGCTGACCAGCGGGGGCCGGATCTCCGGGATCGCCAAGCTCTGCTGGATAATACTGGCGGTGTTCTTCGTCAAGAACCTGTTCAACTACCTGCAGCGCCTGCTGACGGTGCATATCGAACAGCATATCACCATGGACATCCGCAACCAGATGTACGGCCACCTCCAGCAGCTGTCGCTGGGCTATTTCCAGCGCAACAAGGTGGGACAGGTGGTCTCCCGGCTGACCAACGACGTCAACATGGTGCGGGGGGCCATCACCGAGGGGTCGCTGTCCATCGTCAGGCAGTCGCTCCAGGTGCTGGTCTACCTGGCCATCGTGGTTATCGCGGCCTGGAAACTGTCGCTGATCGCCATGTTGGTGTTGCCGGGCTGTCTGCTGCTGATCACCCTCATCGGGCGCCGCTTGCGGAAAAGGGGCAGGCAGCTGCAGGAGAGGATCGCCGACCTGACCGCGGTGGTGACCGAGACCATCGCCGGGATTCGGCTGGTAAAGACCTTTGCTGCCGAGGAATACGAGAAGCAGAAATTCATCAAATACAACCGGGATTATTACCGGACCATCTTCCGATTCGAGACCATGTCCGCCCTGTCCTCTCCGCTGACCGAATATCTGGGGGCGGCGGTGGGGGTGCTGATCATCTGGGTGGCCAAGGATTACATCGCTGGGGCCAACGCCCTCAGCCCCGAGAGGTTCTTTGTGTTCCTGGCGGCGGCCTTCTCCATGATCCAGCCGCTCAACGGGCTGGCCAGCGTCAACTCCACGGTGCAGCAGGGCCTGGCGGCCTCGGAGCGGATATTCAGTCTGCTGGACCAGGCGCCAGAGGTCATCGACCGGCCGGGGGCAACTGCGGTGGATGGGTTCCGTCAATCCATAAAATTCGAGCATATGGATTTTGCTTACAGTCCCAATCCTGCGGTATCCGAGAAATCATCTTATAATGCTCCCGTGATCGTGCTCAAAGATATCAACCTAGAGATCAAGCGGGGGGAGATGCTGGCTCTGGTGGGGCCGTCGGGGGCCGGGAAATCCACCCTGGTGGACCTGATCCCGCGGTTCTACGATCCCATCAAAGGAGCGATCTACCTGGATGGAAGGGACCTGCGGGAGCTGGACTCGAAATCGCTGCGCCAGCTGATGGGCATCGTGGGCCAGGAGACCATTCTGTTTCACGACACCATATTCAACAATATCGCCTACGGCAAGCGGGATGCCACCCAACAGCAGGTGGAGGAGGCCGCCCGGGCCGCCAACGCCCATCAGTTCGTATCCCAGATGCCGGAGGGCTACCAGACCGTAATCGGGGAGAGGGGGATCAGACTGTCGGGCGGGGAACGCCAGCGGATATCCATCGCCCGGGCCATCCTGAAGAACCCGCCCATCCTGATATTCGACGAGGCCACCTCGGCCCTGGACGCCCATTCGGAGGTGCTGGTGCAGCAGGCCATCGACCGCCTGATGTCCAACCGCACCGCCATCGTCATCGCCCACCGCCTATCCACCGTCCAGCGGGCCGACCGGATAGTAGTGCTGGATCAGGGAAAGATCGCGGAGATGGGCAAGCACCAGGAATTACTGGAAGGCCGGGGCCTTTACTGGAAACTGTACAATATCCAATTCAACAAATAGGAGGCCAGCCAATAGCGATATGAGGCTGCCATCCCTTGAGAAATATTTCAAGACGGCCCTTCTGAGGATCTTGGGAAAGCTGCTGTCGGACCGCTGCTACCAACCCCGGGAGGTGGACCTGTCGCTGATCGAACGGGTGATAGTGATCCGCCAGCATGACCAGCTGGGCGACCTGCTGTTGTCCACACCGGCCTTCAGGGCCATCCGGCAGTCCCTGCCCAAAGCCCATATCACTGTGGTGGCCCGGCAGTATACCTATCGGGTGCTGGAGAATAATTCCGATATTGACCAGATACTGATCTTTCCGGAAAAACTGTATCAGGCCTCTCCGGCCAAACTGTGGAGGCTGTGGAAGGGATTAAGGCAGGGCTGCGATCTGGCGGTGGTGCTCAATACCATATCCCATTCGCTGTCCAGCGATATTTTGGCTCGTCTTACCGGGGCCAAATATATTTTGGGCTCGGTCGAAAATCCATTCCCAGGGGTCCGGCCTAACTTGTTTTATAACCTGCTGGCTCCCGGCTCCGGAGAGCGGGTTCACG
This genomic stretch from Candidatus Edwardsbacteria bacterium harbors:
- a CDS encoding hemolysin family protein, encoding MPDILKFLNNYFKRQPELSHHQLQALLTRAMQHQVLSKEEGSMMRRILNLADTPISSIMIPKSQLVCLEASATMGQIVDAFLKWGFSRLPVYDTDQDNIIGIIHVKELLRFWHRSAKNIRAVEFIRLPNFFPQTMKVAQALSEFQKRNISIAITIDEYGIPSGMITTEDLVEQIVGELYDEYNVELRYYRLMENGNYLIDACIPLDKFQEMFKLNLESQAHTLSGYILEKLQRIPLPGEKFRIHNLECAVEEGTPSKLKKLVIHDKRA
- the scpB gene encoding SMC-Scp complex subunit ScpB, with the protein product MDRNEAKRVIEALLFATDTPIAPSKLKSLLGEIDQKILRQLIAELKVEYERDGHSFSLVEVAGGYQIYTRPEYAKWVQELFRGKRASRLTAAALETLAIIAYKQPIIRGDIEAIRGVNVDGVMSTLAERNLVTVVGRDERPGKPILYGTTPEFLRYFGLATLSDLPK
- a CDS encoding DUF502 domain-containing protein, whose amino-acid sequence is MDILSPPKTAKGRFKNNFLTGLVAMLPVGLTAYLCWLLFKWSGRLFGELLIYIPYLQTLPQIARWGIGFILLVGLIYLVGLLASHLLGRRLLKFWENVLTKIPLVRIIYGTTRQFTDNFFTNKYAFREVVAVEYPRPGTYALGFLTSEVLWDMEEDQKGYSVYLPNTPNPTGGRVMIVPLKRLFRISITVEEAIKLIVSGGMVSPQGLKILASLDQDA
- a CDS encoding ABC transporter ATP-binding protein/permease; this translates as MRLYLRLLSYLAPYKKQFILSIICMMFLALFSGASLGVIAPFMKVLFSQPEQISQQAVKISLSSGFSGSLEQIKNWFLWWLTSGGRISGIAKLCWIILAVFFVKNLFNYLQRLLTVHIEQHITMDIRNQMYGHLQQLSLGYFQRNKVGQVVSRLTNDVNMVRGAITEGSLSIVRQSLQVLVYLAIVVIAAWKLSLIAMLVLPGCLLLITLIGRRLRKRGRQLQERIADLTAVVTETIAGIRLVKTFAAEEYEKQKFIKYNRDYYRTIFRFETMSALSSPLTEYLGAAVGVLIIWVAKDYIAGANALSPERFFVFLAAAFSMIQPLNGLASVNSTVQQGLAASERIFSLLDQAPEVIDRPGATAVDGFRQSIKFEHMDFAYSPNPAVSEKSSYNAPVIVLKDINLEIKRGEMLALVGPSGAGKSTLVDLIPRFYDPIKGAIYLDGRDLRELDSKSLRQLMGIVGQETILFHDTIFNNIAYGKRDATQQQVEEAARAANAHQFVSQMPEGYQTVIGERGIRLSGGERQRISIARAILKNPPILIFDEATSALDAHSEVLVQQAIDRLMSNRTAIVIAHRLSTVQRADRIVVLDQGKIAEMGKHQELLEGRGLYWKLYNIQFNK